GATGATGGGCTTCATGAATCTCGCTCCTTGCAGGCGGCGCGCGAAAATATCGCAACGCAGCACATTAATGTCACTTTAGAGGCGCCCACTATATGCCGTAATTGGTGACAAGACCATTGAACGATGGCACATTGATCTTGCGCCGCAGCATTTTTGCCGGCGCCTTCGCTGGAGTCTTCCGTTGTCCCATCCCGACACTTACGTGTTCCTCGATTTCGACGGCGTCACCCACCCGTGGCGCGACGTCGAGGATTTCCGCAGCCTGCCCCTGATCGAGCAGGTCGCGCGCGAATTCGACGAGCTGCGTTTCGTCATCACCTCGGACTGGCGCACGCTGTACTCCCTGCCGCGGCTGCGCACCCGTTTTGCCGAGGATGTGCGCGAGCGGGTGATCGGCACCACGCCGCTGATCCTGCCCCGGGCGGGCGGTGGCCTGTACGGCCTGCGCGAACACGAGGCACGCAGCTGGCTTGCCAAGCACGCCCGCCAATCGCAGCGCTGGTTCGCCATCGACGACGCGCCCGGCAACTGGCCCACCCGCGCGCGCCTGATCCTCACCGATTTCAAGCAGGGCTTCATGGACGAGGACGCCGCCCGCATGCGCCAGATGGCGCAGGCGATGCGCGAGGGCGCCTGGGACGAGGCGCAGGCGGACGAGCGCCCCGGCTTCTGGCCACGCTTCGCCTTCGGCGGCGGCCTGGCATGAAAAACGGGCGCCGCGGCGCCCGTGTCCTTTTACGGTGCGACCGCCTCAGGCGGGCACCGCCTCGGTGGGCGCGGACGCCCGGATCAGGTGATCGAAGGCCGACAACGCGGCCTTGGACCCCTCGCCCATGGCGATGATGATCTGCTTGTAGGGCACCGTGGTGGCGTCGCCCGCCGCGAACACGCCGGCCACGCTGGTCTCGCAGCGCGGATTGATCTCGATCTCGCCGAAGCGGGACAGCTCGACCGTGCCCTTGAGCCAGTCGGTGTTCGGGAGCAGGCCGATCTGCACGAACACGCCTTCCAGTTCCACATGGTGGGATTCGCCGTTGTTGCGGTCGGTGTAGGTCAGTCCATTCACCTTGCCGTCGGCACCGGTCACTTCCGTGGTCTGCGCCATGGTGTGGATGGTGACGTTGGGCAGGCTCTTGAGCTTGGCCTGGAGCACCGCGTCGGCGCGCAGCTGTTCGCCGAATTCGAGCAGGGTCACGTGGGCGACGATGCCGGCCAGGTCGATGGCCGCCTCGACGCCGGAGTTGCCGCCCCCGATCACGGCGACACGCTTGCCCTTGAAGAGCGGACCGTCGCAGTGCGGGCAGTAGGCCACGCCCTTGCCGCGGTACTCGCGCTCGCCGGGCACGTTCATCTCGCGCCAGCGCGCACCGGTGGCGATGATCACCGATTTGGCCTTGAGGTGGGCACCGCCGGCCACCTGGATCTCGTTCATCTCACCCGGCACCAGGGCCTCGGCACGGAAGCCGTCCATGACTTCCACGTCGTACTGCTTGACGTGCGCCTCGAGCGCGGCGACGAGCTTGGGCCCTTCGGTCTCCTGCACCGAGATGAAGTTCTCGATGGCCATGGTGTCCATCACCTGACCGCCGAAGCGCTCGGCAAGCACGCCGGTGCGCACGCCCTTGCGCGCCGCGTAGATGGCCGCCGCGGCGCCGGCCGGGCCGCCGCCGACGATGAGCACGTCGAAAGGGTCCTGCTCGGCGAGTTTGGCGGCAGCCCTGGCCTGGGCGCCGGTATCCACCTTGGCGAGGATCTCCTTGAGGTTCATGCGGCCCTGGCCGAATTCCCGGCCGTTCAGATGCACGGTCGGCACCGCGAGGATCTTCTTCTCCTCCACCTCGGCCTGGAACAGGGCACCGTCCACCATGGTGTGGCGCACCTTGGGATTGAGCACCGCCATGAGGTTGAGCGCCTGCACCACCTCCGGGCAATTCTGGCACGACAGCGAGATGTAGGTGACGAACTCGAACTCGCCGTCCAGCGCCCGGATCTGGGCGATGGTGTCCTCGTCCACCTTGGGCGGATGACCGCCGGCCTGCAGCAGCGCGAGCACCAGCGAGGTGAATTCGTGCCCCATGGGGATGCCGGCGAAGCGCACCCCCATGTCGGCGCCGACGCGATTGATGCGGAAGGACGGCTTGCGCTCGGCATCGTCGCGCGATTCGGTCAGCGAAATCAGGGTCGAGAGCTCCGCGATCTCCCTGAGCAGCGCCAGCATCTCGGCGGACTTTTCGCCGCCGTCCACGCTGGCCGTGATCTCGATCGGCAGCTTCAGGTTCTGCAGGTAGGTGGCAAGCTGTTGTTTGAGGTTCGCATCGAGCATGACAGTCCTCGCTTCTCGGCATTCAGGCGTAAAAAAACCCGGCAACCCCGGGCATGGGGAAGAGGTGTCGGAAAAGCGCCCGACAAGCCAGACGCGTTTCCGTCATCCCCTCTGGAGCCCTCGCCGAAGGGGCCGAAAAGGCGCTGGGCCGTCCCAAGCCTTTTCGCCGCCCCCTCGGGGGGCAGGTTGCCGCACCGCGGCAACCGTGGGGGCCGTCAAATCTTGCCGACCAGGTCCAGCGACGGGGCCAGGGTGGCTTCACCCGGGGTCCACTTGGCCGGGCACACTTCGCCCGGATGGGACGCGACGTACTGGGCCGCCTGGATCTTGCGGACCAGTTCCTTGGCGTCACGGCCGATACCCAGATCGTGGATCTCGGCGACCTTGATCTCGCCTTCCGGGTTGATCACGAAGGTGCCGCGCAGGGCCAGGCCCTCTTCCTCGATCATGACCTCGAAGTTGCGCGAGATCGTGCCGGTGGGGTCGCCCAGCATCGGGAACTGGATCTTCTTGATGGTTTCGGAGGCGTCGTGCCAGGCCTTGTGGGTGAAGTGGGTGTCGGTGGACACGGAGTACACTTCCACGCCCATGTCCTTGAGCTGCGCGTAGTTATCGGCGACGTCGCCCAGTTCGGTCGGACACACGAAGGTAAAGTCGGCGGGGTAGAAGAACACCACGGACCACTTGCCCAGCAGATCCTGGTCGGTCACTTCCTTGAAATCGCCGTTGACGTAGGCGGTGGCCTTGAACGGTTTGATTTTGGTGTTGATCAGTTGCGACATTGCATGACTCCTTTGAAGGTTGGTTGCGGGTGTCGTTGAAAGCGTGAGTGCATCGTATTGCAGCGCGCCAAATCAATCCAATTGAACGTGCGAATTTTTGCGATAGGCACACACTATAATGCCCGAATCCATCACGGATGGGGGATCACAGGCACTTGTGACATCATTGACGGGTTACGGTTTCAGCGTTTTGAATGCGAGCGGAATTCATGCCGGTGCACAAAGAGTTTGACCTGATCATCGTCGGCGCGGGGCTGGCCGGTGCCAGCCTGGCGGCGGCGCTGCGCAGCAGCCGCCTGAAGATCGCCGTCGTCGAGTCGCAGCCGCCGGCCGCGGCCCATGGCTGGGATCAGCGCATCTACGCGATCAGCCCGACCAACGCCGACTTCCTCAGCGACATCGGCGCCTGGCAGCATCTGGACACCGCCCGCCTGTGCCCGGTCTACGACATGAAGATCTTCGGCGACGCCGGCGGCGAGCTCGATTTTTCCGCCTACGACTGCGGCCTGCGCGAGCTGGCCTGGATCGTCGAATCGGGCCTGATGCAGCGCGAGCTGTGGGAAACCATCAAGCGCCAGCACAACCTCACCCTGCTGTGCCCGGCCCGGCCGACGGCGCTGGCCACGGACGACGCGGCCGCCACCCTGACCCTGGACGACGGCCGTGTGCTGACGGCAAAGCTGATCGTCGCCGCCGATGGCGCACGCAGCTGGGTCCGCGAGGCCGCCGGCATCGACGCGCGCATCACGCCCTACGAGGAAAAGGGCGTGGTCGCCAACTTCCGCTGCGAGCATCCGCACCGCAACACCGCGTACCAGTGGTTTCGCGAGGACGGCATCCTCGCCTATCTGCCGCTGCCCGAGCAGATGATCTCGATCGTCTGGTCCACACCGAACGACCATGCCGACGCGCTCGCGGCCCTCGACGCGGACGCGCTGTGCGAGCGCGTCGCCGCGGCGGGGCATCACCAGCTGGGCCGGCTCGAGGCGGTCACACCGGCGGCGGCCTTTCCGCTGCGCCTGATGCGCATCGCCGAGCCGGTCGCCCCGCGGGTGGCCCTCATCGGCGATGCCGCCCACGCCATCCATCCGCTGTCGGGCCACGGCATCAACCTCGGCTACCAGGACGCCAAGGCGCTGGCGGACCTGCTCGCCCCCCTGCCCGCCTGGCGCGATCCGGGCGAGGCGGCGCTGCTGGCGGCCTACGCCCGCGCCCGTGCCGAGGAAACCACGCTGCTGCAGAGCACGACCCATGCCCTCAACCGCCTGTTCAAACCCGACAACGGCCTGCTCTCGGGCCTGCGCAACCTCGGGCTGAACCTCACCAACCGCTTGCCGGTCATACGCAACACGCTGGTCCGCTACGCCGTGAGCGGCCATTTCTGACATTTGGAGAAATCGATGAAGCTGAACCCCCTGCGCGCCGCGCTCGCCGCGCTCGCCCTGGTCACCCTGACGGCCCATGCCGGCG
The nucleotide sequence above comes from Nitrogeniibacter mangrovi. Encoded proteins:
- a CDS encoding HAD domain-containing protein; protein product: MSHPDTYVFLDFDGVTHPWRDVEDFRSLPLIEQVAREFDELRFVITSDWRTLYSLPRLRTRFAEDVRERVIGTTPLILPRAGGGLYGLREHEARSWLAKHARQSQRWFAIDDAPGNWPTRARLILTDFKQGFMDEDAARMRQMAQAMREGAWDEAQADERPGFWPRFAFGGGLA
- the ahpF gene encoding alkyl hydroperoxide reductase subunit F, producing MLDANLKQQLATYLQNLKLPIEITASVDGGEKSAEMLALLREIAELSTLISLTESRDDAERKPSFRINRVGADMGVRFAGIPMGHEFTSLVLALLQAGGHPPKVDEDTIAQIRALDGEFEFVTYISLSCQNCPEVVQALNLMAVLNPKVRHTMVDGALFQAEVEEKKILAVPTVHLNGREFGQGRMNLKEILAKVDTGAQARAAAKLAEQDPFDVLIVGGGPAGAAAAIYAARKGVRTGVLAERFGGQVMDTMAIENFISVQETEGPKLVAALEAHVKQYDVEVMDGFRAEALVPGEMNEIQVAGGAHLKAKSVIIATGARWREMNVPGEREYRGKGVAYCPHCDGPLFKGKRVAVIGGGNSGVEAAIDLAGIVAHVTLLEFGEQLRADAVLQAKLKSLPNVTIHTMAQTTEVTGADGKVNGLTYTDRNNGESHHVELEGVFVQIGLLPNTDWLKGTVELSRFGEIEINPRCETSVAGVFAAGDATTVPYKQIIIAMGEGSKAALSAFDHLIRASAPTEAVPA
- a CDS encoding UbiH/UbiF family hydroxylase, whose protein sequence is MHKEFDLIIVGAGLAGASLAAALRSSRLKIAVVESQPPAAAHGWDQRIYAISPTNADFLSDIGAWQHLDTARLCPVYDMKIFGDAGGELDFSAYDCGLRELAWIVESGLMQRELWETIKRQHNLTLLCPARPTALATDDAAATLTLDDGRVLTAKLIVAADGARSWVREAAGIDARITPYEEKGVVANFRCEHPHRNTAYQWFREDGILAYLPLPEQMISIVWSTPNDHADALAALDADALCERVAAAGHHQLGRLEAVTPAAAFPLRLMRIAEPVAPRVALIGDAAHAIHPLSGHGINLGYQDAKALADLLAPLPAWRDPGEAALLAAYARARAEETTLLQSTTHALNRLFKPDNGLLSGLRNLGLNLTNRLPVIRNTLVRYAVSGHF
- the ahpC gene encoding alkyl hydroperoxide reductase subunit C; protein product: MSQLINTKIKPFKATAYVNGDFKEVTDQDLLGKWSVVFFYPADFTFVCPTELGDVADNYAQLKDMGVEVYSVSTDTHFTHKAWHDASETIKKIQFPMLGDPTGTISRNFEVMIEEEGLALRGTFVINPEGEIKVAEIHDLGIGRDAKELVRKIQAAQYVASHPGEVCPAKWTPGEATLAPSLDLVGKI